The Bacteroidales bacterium genome contains the following window.
CCGGGCCAGGCTGTCACGGATTATTGCCTCTTTAGATTAAGAACCCGTTTCACTTCATTTTTCAGGTTCTGGCTAATCAGTTCGCTTAGCCAGAGGACTTTGTTATTATGCCATCGTTGGGGGTGAATGGTTAACATCAGGGTATCCGGCAGGGCCTTTTCATTCGCTGCCTTGATAATATCCCTGGTGGAATGGATCAAATTGCCTTTCTGCTGCAGGAGTTGGGTTTGTGTTTGATCCACCTTATCCCGGACGCTTACCCGCTGGCCATCCCATCGTCTTCCTGTATCGCTCAGGTACAGCACCCTGGAGAAGTCCATATCCAGGTAGGGTTCCCCCATGAGATCGAGTTCCTTGTAGTCAAAGCTTTTCCACAGGTCCCGGGAGTCGTGTTTCGAACGGGGACTGCCATGCATGCAGATGGTGGACACCGGCGCCAGTTGCCGGAGTTTTTCCAGATTGCGCTGAAAGGCTTCAAAGGCTTTTTCGCGATCTCCTTTATAAGTGCATAATTCCTCGTAGTGGTAGCCGATCTCGTGTCCCAAGTTTGAAATTTCTTTTATAATGGCTTCGTCCCAGCTGCAGGGTCTGGCCCGGAAGTTGTAGGTTCCCTTCAGTCCGAACTCCGATTCAATCTTTGCCAGTTCGAGGGAGTTTTGGGGTCTCTTATCCACATCATGCCTTAATACAATGCTCCTTTTGGCCGGCTGGGTCAGGTAATCCCCGAAGGTCTGAAAGCTGAAATCCTGCTCCATCAGGGTTTGGAGCAGTTGTATATAGGTATTTAGGGTAAAATCGGCCATATCAGGTTTTCTCAAAGATAGAGAATCTGCATTCTTTATTAATAGCACTTACGCCCGTTTTGTTCCCCTGCTTTTTTTATTTTTACAGGGAAGAAGGAAGCGCTGAGAATTTCAAACTGTTTTTTATGAAAAAGGAACTAAGCAACAAGTTGAACTCCTGCGCGGCTGTCCGTGGTGTCCTGGAAAAAAACCTGCACTTCAGCTACACCGATATCAAATATGGTCGTGACAGTGAAGCCCTGGAGAGAAGGGGAGGTGTGAAGAGTCAACGGGCGGCTGGCTTTATCAGGCTGGAAGAACTCTTCGGGGAGGCGGACCGGATCCTGTACTGCAAGATCCATCGTGGATTTGTAAATTGGCTTAAGACGGGTGCCAGCGGACTTCAGCGCTTCCCCAGCGGACATAAGTCGTGACCGAGTGAATAAAAGTCAGGTGTTAGTTTTCTATGTTGTTCAGAGCCAGCTGTATCTTATGTATGGTTTCGGAGCTGACACCAGTATCTTTTGCAATAGTGTTCCAGTTGGCAATTGCACTTCTTACTTCATCAATTATTTCCTTGCCATCTTTCAGGCCAAAGTGCCTGGCTAATTTCAGGAGATGCACTGTGCCCGGACATTGACTCTCGCCTGCTGTCATGGTACTGTGAAATCCGTACGAAGAGTAGGAAAATGTAAGGTCATAAGCCGGCGCGAGCTGCCATGCTCCCCGGGCATTCATCAGGAAAGAAACGTTTTTGCTGTGGTCATCCCGGTTATGACTGAATACGTTAAAGGCAGCCAGGCGAAATACCTTTCTGTATGCCTCCACATGTTTTTCCAGGCGAAACGCACAGTCCATCAGATGCCCGTAATCCATCGTACTTGCCCTGAAGTTGTCATGCATTAAGCCTGAAGCAGTATGAACATGCAGCCTGAGCTTACCTGCCCGAACTGCCATAAGGTGGTATGCATATTCAATTTTGGCGATTTCAGGATTGTCGGACGATGAGGGAAATTTAATTATCCAGGGCTCGAATCCCTCAGGAAGCTCTTTTTTTCCATGAAGGATCTCCCCCGTACCTGGATGATATGCAGTAAATATTTTCGGTCTGGCACCTCCCGAAGAGCCTCCAAGTTCAAATAGCTCCTCAATAATTTCGGAACCGGTCCCCTGCAGAATGTGATTCATTGCTCTGGCAATTTCATCTAATTCAATCTGCAATTCAGATCCCGTGGCAGCCGCATAATCAGGCTGGTATACAAGGGCGCCCATTCCTCCTGAACCAACAAATGCCAGGCGGTCGAGGGGAGTGATCTCCTGTATGTTTATTCCCCTGGAACTTAAAGTTCTGTCCAGCAGTAAGCGTCCCCAGCCATCGGGAAGCGAATCATTGAAAACCCCGAACAATCCGTCAAAAGGCTCTTTCTCACCTGGGATAATTATACCGGAAGTAGATTTTTTGTTCCGAGCGTATCAATTCACCAACTTCATGCCTTTGTCCCTCAATATTTAGTGAAACAAGTAGTTTGCCGACTGCCTTCATGGTCTTTATTTATTGGTGAAGAGCTTCTTAACTTCATCAAGATGATTGTCGCTTTGAAAGACGGTGTCAAAATCTTTAAGCCTCCCCGTTAAGTTGGCTAGTTTAAGAAGCGTTTCCAGGGCAATTTTACCAGTGTTTTCAAATCGCTTCAGACTACCCAGCGAAACGCCTGAGCGTTCGGCCATCTCTTTCTGGGAAAGACGAAGCTTTTTGCGTATCAATTGGTTATGTAAACAAAAATGTTTATATTTGCAGGCAAGAACCATGTATGCGATTGATAAAAATATGAACCTGATTAAAGGGATACATCCCGGGATTATCCTTGAAAGAGAGCTCAGGAAAAGGGGGCTTTCCAAAAGGTCTTTTGCCCTTTCGATAAATGAGTACCCTCAATTATTGGGGGATATTACCAAAGGGAAGAGAAAAATCAATCCTTCCTTATCTATTCGAATCGGTAAAGCACTGGGTTTGGATGAAAGTTTTTTCAGTATTCTCCAGACCTACCACGATATCAGGCAGGAAAAGAGAAAGCTGACAGGCCCGGTACATCCTGATCTTGAAAAATTCAGACCCGTTGTTTTTTGGGATACGGATATAAAAACCATTGACTGGGATAAAAATAAATCCAGCATTATCACCCGGATCCTGGAAAGGGGAAATGACCAGGAGATCCAGGAAATCATTCGCTTTTACGGGAAGAAAGATATTTCTTTAATGCTGAAACGTGTAAATAACCTTTCTCCGGCAGCAAAGAGGATTTATCGCTCATATGGACTTCCTGCTTCTAATGCCGCGTAAATTGTATCATGCCACTTAAGTTACATTACGAGACCGTAAGTCCGCTTCTGCGATCCATTCTGGAAATGCTGATGAAGGAAGATATGTTCCAGACTTTTCGCCTGGTTGGGGGCACCGGACTCAGTTTACAACTTGGGCATCGGGAATCGGTTGATATTGATCTGTTCACAGAAGTTGAATATGGAACAATCGATTTTGAGGCCATTAAAAACTACCTGAAAGGATAATTCTATTACCTCGAAACCTTTGATTTCGGAGCCATCGGTCATGGAAAATCTTACTTCGTGGGAGAATCAAAAGATCAGTGCATCAAACTGGATATTTGCTACACAGATCCTTTTATCAGGCCCATTCTGAATTTGGATGAAATCCGCTTTGCCGAAATAGATGACATTGTGGCTATGAAAATCGATGTGGTTGGGCGCGGTGGCCGGAAAAAGGACTTCTGGGATCTTCATGAATTGTTAAACGATTATACCATTAGCCAGATGCTCCAGCTTCACCAGGAACGTTATCCCTATACCCATGACAGAAAAGAAATCTTAAACAAATTCGGGAAATTTGAAAAAGCGGATGATGATTTTGATCCTGTCTGTTTAAGGGGGAAATATTGGGAACTAATTAAACTGGATATCGCAGAGGCTTTGGTTGATGTGGCCTAAATGCTGCGTTCGAATTTCCCGGCCAGTAAAAAATCAGAGCACTACATACCACCTGGCGCAGTCCCTGCATAAGTCTCTATCAAAATTTATTTGTGGATTATTTTGCCCGATCCGGCAACTTCATCCGCTTTAATCCATTTGTAGAAGTAAATGCCTTGACCAAGATCACTGAGATCGATCGTCAGAAACGGATCGCTGATCAGGACTTCTTTTACCAGTCTGCCTTCAGCACTAAAAAATCTCAGTAAAGAATTAATATGCAGCGGGTGAGTGATGCTGATTTGAACCAGGCCGCTGGTTGGATTTGGATATAGCTGTATATTTTCCTTGCCTGTATCATTTGTTTTGATGCCAGATTGAGTTACTGTAATGATACAGTTCCAATAGGCCTCGCAGCCGATAGAATCTGTATATATCAATTCATAAAGGGTATTGGACAATGGTTTTGCCCAGGGTCTTTCAGAAGTCGAATCTGACAGGCTTTCCCCGGGAGTCCAAACATGCCGGAAAGGAGGGATCCCGCCGGTGATACAGTGGCCCAGTTGTACACTGTCTCCGGGATTGATCCAATGGAAACAATCTCCCGTACAAATGGTATACTGAGAGAACCGTACCCATACGGAATCCATGTCCGCGTTTTGATCTGCATCTGTGACAGTTAAAAAGAATTTTGCAGAATCTGTGAACGGACCGGTAAATACCGGATTAGGCACGGTTGTATCTTCCAGCAAAAAAGACGCATAAAACGTATGTCCGGCATAGTGGTATTCGGTCGACCAAGCATAGGTGTAAGGTTCAGTACCCCCATACGCAGATGGCTTTCCCCCAATGGACGCCTGTTCCCATTTGTAGTCGCAAAAAGCAGTATCATTTCCGGCATCGGCAATCAATTGTGAGCGGCAGGGGCGGGAGAGAAGAAGACCTGTTAGT
Protein-coding sequences here:
- a CDS encoding helix-turn-helix transcriptional regulator; amino-acid sequence: MIRKKLRLSQKEMAERSGVSLGSLKRFENTGKIALETLLKLANLTGRLKDFDTVFQSDNHLDEVKKLFTNK
- a CDS encoding plasmid maintenance system antidote protein yields the protein MNLIKGIHPGIILERELRKRGLSKRSFALSINEYPQLLGDITKGKRKINPSLSIRIGKALGLDESFFSILQTYHDIRQEKRKLTGPVHPDLEKFRPVVFWDTDIKTIDWDKNKSSIITRILERGNDQEIQEIIRFYGKKDISLMLKRVNNLSPAAKRIYRSYGLPASNAA
- a CDS encoding T9SS type A sorting domain-containing protein, which codes for MKQILVTALLLTGLLLSRPCRSQLIADAGNDTAFCDYKWEQASIGGKPSAYGGTEPYTYAWSTEYHYAGHTFYASFLLEDTTVPNPVFTGPFTDSAKFFLTVTDADQNADMDSVWVRFSQYTICTGDCFHWINPGDSVQLGHCITGGIPPFRHVWTPGESLSDSTSERPWAKPLSNTLYELIYTDSIGCEAYWNCIITVTQSGIKTNDTGKENIQLYPNPTSGLVQISITHPLHINSLLRFFSAEGRLVKEVLISDPFLTIDLSDLGQGIYFYKWIKADEVAGSGKIIHK
- a CDS encoding type II toxin-antitoxin system HipA family toxin, coding for MPGEKEPFDGLFGVFNDSLPDGWGRLLLDRTLSSRGINIQEITPLDRLAFVGSGGMGALVYQPDYAAATGSELQIELDEIARAMNHILQGTGSEIIEELFELGGSSGGARPKIFTAYHPGTGEILHGKKELPEGFEPWIIKFPSSSDNPEIAKIEYAYHLMAVRAGKLRLHVHTASGLMHDNFRASTMDYGHLMDCAFRLEKHVEAYRKVFRLAAFNVFSHNRDDHSKNVSFLMNARGAWQLAPAYDLTFSYSSYGFHSTMTAGESQCPGTVHLLKLARHFGLKDGKEIIDEVRSAIANWNTIAKDTGVSSETIHKIQLALNNIEN